In Amaranthus tricolor cultivar Red isolate AtriRed21 chromosome 5, ASM2621246v1, whole genome shotgun sequence, a genomic segment contains:
- the LOC130813627 gene encoding rapid alkalinization factor 23-like yields MGNKNLSFFLPLLLTISLFLTMTSSLEDSNEYAMSLGINQRRVLLVDSDSLDILDSILSYAMLDKNKVPCENSGQSYYSCNPNATEPANPYQRGCTTLARCYRS; encoded by the coding sequence ATGGGCAACAAAAATCTCTCCttttttcttcctcttcttctcaCTATTTCTCTTTTCCTTACAATGACTAGTAGCTTGGAAGACAGCAACGAGTACGCAATGAGCTTGGGGATCAATCAGCGTCGTGTATTATTAGTCGATTCTGATTCGTTGGATATATTGGATTCAATCTTATCTTACGCGATGTTGGATAAAAACAAGGTTCCTTGTGAAAATTCAGGCCAAAGCTACTATAGCTGCAACCCGAATGCGACTGAACCTGCTAATCCTTATCAACGCGGTTGCACCACTTTGGCTAGGTGTTATCGCTCTTAG
- the LOC130813998 gene encoding heat shock factor-binding protein-like isoform X1, with amino-acid sequence MDGHDSDDSKQNNSDMTVFVQNLLQQMQTRFQAMSESIVTKIDEMGNRIDVLEQSIKELKAEMEPEDSPSPAPSSNSKPDEGKPDETTE; translated from the exons ATG GATGGACATGATTCTGATGATTCTAAgcaaaataatagtgatatgacTGTGTTT GTACAAAACCTTCTTCAGCAAATG CAAACCAGATTTCAAGCTATGTCTGAGAGCATTGTTACTAAGA TTGATGAGATGGGAAACCGCATTGATGTACTCGAACAGAGCATCAAGGAACTGAAAGCAGAAATGGAACCCGAGGATTCTCCCTCACCAGCGCCATCATCTAACTCTAAGCCAGATGAGGGCAAACCAGACGAAACTACTGAATAA
- the LOC130813998 gene encoding heat shock factor-binding protein-like isoform X2, with protein MTVFVQNLLQQMQTRFQAMSESIVTKIDEMGNRIDVLEQSIKELKAEMEPEDSPSPAPSSNSKPDEGKPDETTE; from the exons atgacTGTGTTT GTACAAAACCTTCTTCAGCAAATG CAAACCAGATTTCAAGCTATGTCTGAGAGCATTGTTACTAAGA TTGATGAGATGGGAAACCGCATTGATGTACTCGAACAGAGCATCAAGGAACTGAAAGCAGAAATGGAACCCGAGGATTCTCCCTCACCAGCGCCATCATCTAACTCTAAGCCAGATGAGGGCAAACCAGACGAAACTACTGAATAA